The Enterococcus rotai genome includes a window with the following:
- a CDS encoding WxL domain-containing protein: MKRKTLISYLMLLAVFTSPLIAKADVTNYSDKGTIEFYGKHPVQVMDPERPGTPADPGESPKTNNLLRFDFVPQIDFGEAKMSNQDQTYYGNAQLFKDDTGARGNFIQVSDFRNDSPGWTLQLKQETQFQNIEKGKELKGTVLSFDQSWANSINDPAMAPTVSKEVIRLLNIGEVYNLAEAKPTMGDGTWAIIFGASVNNDKKRPDTLKPKLDEQNNAIVDPRFNNQPIYENQAISLFVPGKAAKEPGNYQTVLTWILSELP, from the coding sequence ATGAAAAGAAAAACACTCATCAGTTACCTAATGTTGTTAGCTGTGTTTACAAGTCCACTAATAGCGAAAGCAGATGTTACTAATTATTCTGATAAAGGCACAATCGAATTTTATGGAAAACATCCAGTGCAAGTGATGGACCCAGAACGTCCAGGGACACCAGCTGATCCTGGGGAGAGCCCTAAGACAAATAATCTATTGCGTTTTGATTTTGTTCCTCAAATCGATTTTGGGGAAGCAAAAATGTCCAATCAAGATCAAACATATTATGGAAATGCGCAACTGTTCAAGGATGATACTGGCGCGCGAGGAAATTTTATTCAAGTGTCGGATTTTAGAAACGACAGTCCTGGTTGGACATTACAATTAAAACAAGAGACTCAATTTCAGAATATAGAAAAAGGTAAAGAATTAAAGGGTACGGTGTTATCGTTTGACCAATCATGGGCGAACTCAATAAATGATCCAGCAATGGCACCTACAGTATCTAAAGAAGTCATTCGGTTGTTGAATATCGGTGAAGTTTATAACTTAGCTGAAGCAAAACCAACTATGGGTGATGGAACTTGGGCGATTATCTTCGGTGCATCTGTGAACAATGATAAAAAACGACCAGATACACTAAAGCCAAAATTGGATGAACAGAACAATGCAATTGTAGATCCAAGGTTTAATAATCAGCCAATCTATGAGAACCAAGCTATCTCTTTATTTGTACCTGGTAAAGCAGCAAAAGAACCAGGAAACTACCAAACGGTGTTAACTTGGATATTATCCGAGCTACCATAA
- a CDS encoding winged helix-turn-helix domain-containing protein, which translates to MYRIGVVNFEGATTEWEQLQAVIPNEWELIQIDNDNKTFCDLIILIENSLEQVGEVCGQLIQVKNEADSLIWVWSAFQNEMNRIVYLKLGADGVKTESLKLEEWQLIVSNSLKRKRVTVKLEPERTVQEHSCEGIILNHRNRSVIMNENEEVQLTNLEYKAMELLYKNIGKTVTYEEMYKVIWEEENKERNFYRISNLIFHIRQKFEQEIGTAETIRTVRSKGYILNV; encoded by the coding sequence ATGTATCGTATTGGCGTAGTAAATTTTGAAGGAGCAACAACGGAATGGGAACAGTTACAAGCGGTCATACCAAATGAATGGGAATTAATTCAGATTGATAATGATAACAAGACCTTTTGTGATTTGATCATTTTAATAGAAAATAGCTTAGAACAAGTTGGTGAAGTTTGCGGACAGTTGATACAAGTAAAAAACGAAGCAGATTCATTGATTTGGGTGTGGTCTGCATTTCAAAATGAGATGAATCGAATAGTGTATTTGAAACTAGGAGCAGATGGTGTAAAAACAGAGAGTTTGAAACTAGAAGAATGGCAGTTGATCGTCTCTAATTCGTTAAAACGAAAAAGGGTAACGGTAAAATTAGAGCCTGAAAGAACAGTACAAGAACATAGTTGTGAGGGAATTATTTTAAATCATAGAAATAGAAGTGTCATTATGAATGAGAATGAAGAGGTTCAATTAACTAATCTTGAGTATAAAGCCATGGAATTACTGTATAAAAATATTGGTAAAACCGTTACTTATGAAGAGATGTACAAAGTAATTTGGGAAGAGGAGAACAAAGAACGAAATTTTTATCGTATCAGCAATTTAATTTTTCATATCCGGCAAAAATTTGAACAAGAGATCGGTACCGCAGAAACAATTCGTACGGTGCGGTCAAAAGGGTATATATTGAATGTTTGA
- a CDS encoding DUF1304 domain-containing protein, protein MHIVPLVLAVIVAVEHYYILYLEMFQTTSPAAQRSFGLDKEFLDDPRVQTLFKNQGLYNGFLATGILWGAFFAANSWSVVMFFILCVIVAAVYGGLTSSKSILIKQGIPAIITFITLLVFK, encoded by the coding sequence ATGCATATTGTTCCTTTAGTTTTAGCTGTGATCGTTGCAGTTGAACATTATTACATTTTATATCTAGAAATGTTTCAAACAACTTCACCTGCGGCACAACGTAGCTTTGGTCTGGATAAAGAATTTTTGGATGATCCAAGAGTGCAGACTTTATTCAAAAATCAAGGACTATATAACGGCTTTTTAGCTACAGGAATTTTATGGGGCGCTTTTTTTGCAGCAAACAGTTGGAGTGTTGTAATGTTCTTTATCCTTTGTGTGATTGTTGCAGCGGTATATGGCGGACTGACTTCATCTAAATCAATTTTGATAAAGCAAGGGATTCCTGCAATTATTACATTCATTACGCTACTAGTGTTTAAATAA
- a CDS encoding nitroreductase family protein: MENTYKENNFETIMKGRRSIRNYDPTVKISREEMEQIINDTVKAPSSVNMQPWRFVVVESDAGKDVLAPLVRFNKVQNETSSAMIVIFGDLNSFEHAEKIYGTAVEQNLMPPEVKERQLEALSPLFEHMATEDKKEMAIIDGALAAMNLMLVARAYGYDTNPIGGFEREKIAESLDMDKERYYPVMIVSIGKANEEGYPSYRLPATDITTWK, encoded by the coding sequence ATGGAAAACACATATAAAGAAAACAATTTTGAGACGATCATGAAAGGTAGAAGATCAATTCGTAATTACGATCCAACAGTTAAAATCAGTCGTGAAGAAATGGAACAAATCATCAACGATACAGTGAAAGCACCCTCTTCAGTGAATATGCAACCTTGGCGCTTTGTTGTTGTTGAAAGTGATGCAGGAAAAGATGTCTTAGCTCCTTTAGTTCGTTTTAATAAAGTACAAAATGAAACCTCTTCTGCTATGATCGTGATTTTTGGTGATTTAAATAGCTTTGAACATGCTGAAAAAATTTATGGTACGGCTGTTGAACAAAACCTAATGCCTCCAGAAGTAAAAGAGCGTCAATTAGAAGCACTGAGCCCTTTATTCGAGCATATGGCCACAGAAGATAAAAAAGAAATGGCCATTATCGACGGAGCGTTAGCTGCAATGAATTTAATGTTAGTTGCTCGTGCTTATGGTTATGATACCAATCCTATCGGTGGTTTTGAACGCGAAAAAATAGCTGAATCATTAGATATGGATAAAGAACGTTATTATCCAGTTATGATTGTGTCCATTGGTAAAGCCAATGAAGAAGGCTATCCGTCTTATCGTTTACCAGCAACTGATATCACAACGTGGAAATAG
- a CDS encoding WxL domain-containing protein: MKLTHKLCAATLLAVLGAAVALPNAVQAAEDPLNWSGKGTIKFTEDDGGDNTIDPTDPTKPIDPENPITEPTVNPAKGPLKVIAVTDLNFGDNKVAPASGNGWEYTAQAAEIVYKNGTKVVSPNFVQFKDTRADNQPNKHTVTAKATKFTNTEKQELKSAQLKFGHVKLINAADQNQVNAAGVPATQVVETDGTTPTTFVTQDAADKGFGQFILQFGDKADSTEADSVKLWVPSAGNKLSTSSGYSSTITWTIADAR; this comes from the coding sequence ATGAAATTAACACACAAATTATGCGCAGCTACGCTATTAGCAGTATTAGGAGCAGCGGTAGCATTACCAAACGCTGTTCAAGCGGCAGAGGATCCATTGAACTGGAGCGGAAAAGGAACAATTAAATTTACTGAAGATGACGGTGGGGATAACACTATCGATCCAACAGACCCAACAAAACCGATCGATCCTGAAAATCCAATTACAGAGCCAACTGTTAACCCAGCTAAAGGGCCATTAAAAGTGATTGCCGTAACTGATTTGAATTTTGGTGATAATAAAGTAGCGCCAGCTTCTGGTAATGGATGGGAATATACAGCCCAAGCAGCTGAAATTGTATACAAAAATGGAACAAAAGTAGTAAGTCCAAACTTTGTCCAATTTAAAGATACGCGTGCAGATAACCAACCCAATAAACACACAGTGACAGCAAAAGCGACAAAATTTACAAACACAGAAAAACAAGAATTAAAATCAGCTCAATTAAAATTTGGTCATGTGAAACTAATCAATGCAGCAGATCAAAATCAAGTGAACGCTGCAGGAGTTCCTGCAACACAAGTTGTTGAAACCGATGGGACAACACCAACAACCTTTGTTACACAAGATGCAGCAGATAAAGGATTCGGTCAATTTATCCTACAATTTGGAGATAAGGCCGATAGTACTGAAGCAGATTCTGTAAAATTATGGGTTCCTTCAGCAGGCAATAAATTATCAACAAGCAGTGGCTATTCTTCAACAATCACATGGACAATCGCTGACGCAAGATAA
- a CDS encoding NADP-dependent oxidoreductase, which translates to MKAVVINQYGSKDELIEQDVTLPELKENQVLVKEQATSINPIDWKLREGYLKQMFDWPFPIILGWDVAGVITEVGSSVTDWKVGDKVFARPETTRFGTYAEETIVDESLLAKIPENISFEEAAAVPLAGLTALQALFDHGKLQSGEKVLIHAGAGGVGTYAIQLAKQAGAYVITTASEKNHALLEKLGADEIIDYHTTNFAEVLTDIDLVFDTMGGDIQKSSFSVLKPNTGRLISIVGIADEVLAKEKNIHAESIWLQTNGKQLQEIADLMASGKVISVIGEVFPFSRQGIYDAHALSETHHAVGKIVVKMAD; encoded by the coding sequence ATGAAAGCAGTAGTAATCAATCAATATGGCAGCAAAGATGAATTAATTGAGCAAGACGTAACATTACCTGAATTAAAAGAAAACCAAGTGCTTGTCAAAGAGCAGGCAACATCGATCAATCCAATCGACTGGAAATTAAGAGAAGGATATTTAAAACAAATGTTTGACTGGCCGTTTCCAATTATTTTAGGCTGGGATGTGGCAGGTGTGATCACCGAAGTGGGTAGCTCAGTGACTGACTGGAAAGTGGGCGATAAAGTATTTGCTCGTCCTGAAACAACCCGTTTTGGCACGTATGCTGAAGAAACAATCGTTGACGAAAGCTTATTAGCGAAAATTCCAGAAAATATTAGTTTCGAAGAAGCCGCAGCTGTTCCTTTAGCTGGATTAACAGCTTTACAAGCACTTTTTGACCATGGCAAACTTCAAAGTGGCGAAAAAGTTTTGATCCATGCAGGAGCTGGTGGTGTTGGTACGTATGCAATCCAATTAGCAAAACAAGCAGGCGCTTATGTCATTACGACGGCCAGTGAAAAAAATCATGCTCTGTTAGAAAAATTAGGGGCAGATGAAATCATCGATTATCATACAACCAATTTTGCTGAAGTGCTGACAGATATCGATTTAGTCTTTGATACGATGGGTGGCGATATCCAAAAATCAAGTTTTTCTGTACTTAAACCAAATACAGGACGTTTGATTTCAATCGTTGGCATCGCAGATGAAGTGTTGGCTAAAGAAAAAAATATCCATGCCGAAAGCATCTGGCTTCAAACAAATGGCAAACAGCTTCAAGAAATTGCTGATTTAATGGCTTCAGGTAAAGTAATTTCAGTGATTGGTGAGGTCTTCCCATTCTCTAGACAAGGTATTTACGATGCTCATGCATTAAGTGAAACACATCATGCCGTTGGAAAAATCGTTGTGAAAATGGCTGACTAA
- a CDS encoding LPXTG cell wall anchor domain-containing protein has translation MKKHRIIRFILIPLIFLAVSFGTNNRGWAAEEGGQVQTNAGIVLKKSNTETEQTSESTTNESSIREKKPVGRLPNTGDLITISFLFAGIFLSILAAIFFFLRKRSIVKGERD, from the coding sequence ATGAAAAAGCATCGAATTATTCGTTTTATTCTAATTCCTTTGATTTTTCTTGCCGTGTCTTTCGGTACGAATAATAGAGGCTGGGCAGCTGAGGAAGGTGGACAGGTACAGACAAACGCTGGGATCGTTTTAAAAAAATCTAATACTGAAACAGAACAGACAAGTGAATCAACCACAAATGAATCTTCAATTAGAGAGAAAAAGCCAGTGGGTCGGTTGCCGAATACAGGAGATTTAATAACAATCAGTTTTCTTTTCGCAGGTATTTTTTTAAGTATACTTGCAGCAATTTTTTTCTTTCTTAGGAAGAGGAGCATTGTGAAAGGAGAGCGTGATTGA
- a CDS encoding lectin-like domain-containing protein codes for MLGKVKKLIFTTLVVGISCVPLIAEASDYVQPPHSIPLDQIFVTPKGANSYVEGNNVVITDKKTNQIGSIFSTELNKMDLTQDFKSEMYLYIDGAADGMTFVMHNDKNAISNFSGRVGEYFGIYSGRYYTTNPSALDGKQLKKSFAIEFDSYYNNTSNDKYVLINDGNGHVAYSFPDQRSSYMLLPAYGLAIEHYGLQYPKFKLGDARWRLFSMEWKAFDSSGKGYVTYALEGLDPVTAEISKSTFGTDSVYWGFTGSTGEEFEKAVVAFKSVPGLVNYTENVEFMNTEGKKIESTTQDSEVTVRYSGKYTGGKQNMIQPSFKFALSPNQVYQQGTFLLNGISVTPTYSNNELVIPLSKDLTVGDPVVDIQFKVKDTEVTGDKKLTLTAQAVAENFISDKEAAYDITYDKTAPVGTGKLTFIDIGDTKAITEVADYSIFLSNYEDDFSPKDKIKIDLTTGQDITNIVKAVGSSSFQVTLTDEKGNVRDVTIPIFIQNQEVVKSSQYIIYGKDFSVGVKDYPKTEAALLTLIKEKAELQLWDYNEVSANSLDKNKLNVTIGTLPKPPELAGLGIYEAIVSYGADSAKVDKTIHVTVTQSFATVKISFVDEKDQPIIDDLSFEAAINDRIDLSQNVQVLEKLSAVKGMNYMLNTPPLDEKDLLVVPEGVTRKYTFRGTLFIESAPNAIDFGDQKVSSRNKKFDDPNYDQHLVIWDNRSSLGTWKITLKQSQDFSIPGDPSNRLPNALSYQTTNGEKVISTEAQEVFRSKHQSSGKYDISEETWGPEKQGLRLNVPVGSVKQVGKYETTLTWQIEEAY; via the coding sequence ATGTTAGGTAAAGTAAAAAAACTTATTTTTACGACTTTAGTTGTTGGTATAAGCTGTGTTCCATTAATAGCAGAGGCTTCAGACTATGTTCAACCACCTCATAGTATTCCTTTGGATCAGATTTTTGTCACTCCCAAAGGAGCTAATAGTTATGTTGAGGGAAATAATGTTGTGATTACAGACAAAAAAACGAATCAAATAGGTAGTATTTTTTCTACAGAGCTAAATAAAATGGATTTGACACAAGATTTTAAGTCAGAGATGTATTTGTATATTGACGGTGCAGCGGATGGTATGACTTTTGTCATGCATAACGATAAAAATGCTATATCAAATTTCTCAGGTCGGGTAGGTGAATATTTTGGAATCTATTCAGGTAGATATTATACTACTAACCCTTCTGCACTGGACGGAAAGCAACTCAAGAAAAGTTTTGCTATAGAGTTTGATAGCTACTATAACAATACGTCTAATGACAAGTATGTTCTTATCAATGATGGAAATGGCCATGTTGCATATAGTTTTCCAGATCAAAGAAGTTCATATATGCTTCTGCCAGCCTATGGCTTAGCTATTGAGCATTATGGATTGCAATATCCGAAATTTAAATTAGGTGATGCTCGTTGGCGATTGTTTAGTATGGAATGGAAAGCGTTTGATTCTTCTGGTAAAGGATATGTGACCTACGCTCTTGAAGGCTTGGATCCTGTAACAGCAGAGATTTCTAAAAGTACTTTTGGTACTGATAGTGTGTATTGGGGATTCACAGGTTCTACGGGTGAAGAATTTGAAAAAGCTGTTGTGGCGTTTAAATCAGTTCCAGGATTAGTAAATTACACCGAGAATGTTGAGTTTATGAATACTGAAGGGAAAAAAATCGAAAGTACTACCCAAGATTCAGAGGTGACCGTTCGTTATTCTGGGAAATATACAGGTGGTAAACAAAACATGATTCAACCAAGCTTTAAGTTTGCCTTGTCACCCAATCAAGTATACCAGCAAGGAACCTTTCTTTTGAATGGTATTTCTGTAACCCCAACGTATAGTAACAATGAGTTAGTTATTCCGTTGTCTAAAGATTTAACAGTTGGAGATCCCGTTGTTGATATTCAGTTTAAAGTAAAAGATACCGAGGTAACGGGTGATAAAAAGTTAACACTGACAGCACAAGCAGTTGCTGAAAACTTTATCTCAGATAAAGAGGCTGCTTACGATATCACGTATGATAAAACTGCACCAGTTGGAACGGGTAAATTGACGTTTATTGATATCGGGGACACAAAAGCAATCACGGAAGTTGCCGACTATAGTATCTTTTTATCCAACTATGAAGATGATTTTTCACCAAAAGATAAGATAAAGATCGATTTAACAACGGGACAAGATATAACAAATATTGTGAAAGCAGTCGGTTCAAGTAGTTTCCAAGTTACTCTTACAGATGAAAAAGGAAACGTACGTGACGTAACGATTCCAATTTTTATTCAAAATCAGGAAGTTGTTAAAAGCAGTCAATATATTATCTATGGAAAAGACTTTAGTGTTGGGGTAAAGGATTATCCTAAAACAGAAGCAGCACTGTTGACTCTGATTAAGGAGAAAGCCGAGTTACAACTGTGGGATTATAATGAAGTATCTGCAAATTCACTAGACAAAAATAAGTTGAATGTAACAATTGGGACATTACCGAAACCACCTGAACTTGCGGGCTTAGGCATCTATGAAGCAATCGTGTCTTATGGCGCAGACAGCGCAAAAGTAGACAAGACAATTCACGTTACTGTCACTCAAAGTTTTGCAACAGTAAAAATTTCTTTTGTCGATGAAAAAGATCAACCAATCATTGATGATCTATCCTTTGAAGCAGCGATTAATGATCGTATCGATTTAAGCCAAAATGTTCAAGTCCTTGAAAAACTTAGCGCAGTCAAAGGGATGAATTACATGTTAAACACACCGCCATTAGATGAAAAAGATCTCTTGGTTGTGCCAGAAGGAGTCACAAGGAAATATACCTTTAGAGGAACTTTGTTTATTGAGTCAGCCCCTAATGCAATTGATTTTGGGGATCAAAAAGTAAGTAGTAGAAATAAAAAATTCGACGATCCAAATTATGATCAACACTTAGTTATTTGGGACAACCGTTCATCATTAGGAACGTGGAAAATCACGTTAAAGCAATCACAAGATTTTAGTATTCCAGGGGATCCGTCAAACCGACTACCAAACGCCCTAAGCTACCAGACAACTAATGGAGAGAAAGTAATTTCGACAGAAGCCCAAGAAGTCTTCCGTTCAAAACACCAGTCTTCTGGAAAATATGATATTAGTGAAGAAACGTGGGGACCTGAAAAACAAGGGTTACGTCTGAATGTACCAGTCGGGTCTGTTAAACAAGTAGGAAAATACGAAACAACACTGACTTGGCAAATAGAAGAAGCCTATTAA
- the lepB gene encoding signal peptidase I — protein sequence MSNKKISNNRRKRRKKNKKKHFLQEISKELGITLLIVLLLLFVLSKVIFVLPKNEGYGMREALNDGDRVYVDRLGKPKRFSLIYFKQPNGKGTSIRRVIGLPQEQVSYRNDELYIDDRLVVERFFQRKLAQAKIEDEVITEDFDSTDILETKDGIIPKGKYLVLGDNRHYATDSRYYGLVDERAVIGIVELRWWPFYQIRAY from the coding sequence ATGAGTAATAAAAAAATATCTAATAATAGGAGAAAACGTAGGAAGAAAAATAAGAAAAAACACTTTCTTCAAGAAATCAGTAAAGAACTTGGGATAACATTGTTGATTGTGTTGTTGTTATTATTCGTTTTATCTAAAGTGATCTTTGTGTTGCCTAAAAATGAAGGCTATGGCATGCGGGAAGCACTCAATGACGGAGACCGTGTTTATGTTGATCGCCTAGGTAAGCCAAAGCGTTTCTCGCTGATTTATTTTAAGCAGCCAAATGGAAAGGGGACTTCAATTCGTAGGGTCATAGGCTTACCGCAAGAACAAGTCAGTTACCGTAATGACGAACTTTATATTGATGATCGGTTGGTTGTAGAGCGTTTTTTTCAGAGAAAGTTGGCACAAGCAAAAATAGAAGATGAAGTAATTACTGAGGATTTTGATTCAACTGATATATTAGAAACAAAAGATGGGATAATTCCGAAAGGGAAGTATCTCGTACTTGGAGACAATCGTCATTATGCCACTGATAGTCGTTACTATGGTTTGGTTGATGAGCGAGCTGTGATAGGGATTGTGGAATTACGCTGGTGGCCATTTTACCAGATTAGAGCTTACTAA
- a CDS encoding ArsR/SmtB family transcription factor, translated as MPTDHNDPVLQALQAISDPIRLNIVTCLLIDGEKRLTSEKYNIVKSTLSHHIKLLKDAQLIQEIKTGTTKTYVLNQAYIQQELPGLLELVRFRAGKTTK; from the coding sequence ATGCCTACTGACCACAATGATCCTGTTCTTCAAGCGCTACAAGCAATTAGTGATCCGATCCGTTTAAACATTGTGACTTGTTTACTGATTGATGGTGAAAAACGACTAACGTCAGAAAAATATAATATTGTAAAATCCACCTTATCTCACCACATAAAGTTACTCAAAGATGCTCAGCTGATTCAAGAGATCAAAACTGGCACAACTAAAACCTATGTTTTAAATCAAGCTTATATCCAGCAAGAATTACCAGGATTACTAGAACTAGTTCGCTTTAGAGCAGGAAAAACAACGAAATAA
- a CDS encoding nitroreductase family protein, giving the protein MTEFIQALKKRRSIYSLGDNLPQSQEEIKALVKEVVRESPTSFNSQTQRVVFLFGDAHKKLWSMTEEALKPLTPAEAFPNTQAKLQSFAAGTGTLLFFEDMDIVKNLQEQFELYADNFPVWSEQASGLTQANVWTALAQKNIGANLQHYNPVIDEAVAKEWSIPSSWKLRAQLVFGSIEAEAGEKEYMEDSARFLEFN; this is encoded by the coding sequence ATGACAGAATTTATTCAAGCTTTAAAAAAACGCCGTTCAATCTACTCTTTAGGAGATAATCTTCCACAATCACAAGAAGAAATCAAAGCCTTAGTCAAGGAAGTTGTTAGAGAAAGCCCAACATCTTTCAATTCACAAACACAACGTGTGGTTTTCTTATTCGGCGATGCGCATAAAAAATTATGGTCAATGACAGAAGAAGCGTTGAAACCTTTAACACCTGCAGAAGCTTTCCCAAATACACAAGCGAAATTACAAAGTTTTGCAGCTGGAACAGGGACATTACTTTTCTTCGAAGATATGGATATCGTGAAAAATCTACAAGAACAATTTGAATTATATGCGGATAACTTCCCAGTATGGTCAGAACAAGCAAGTGGTTTGACTCAAGCAAACGTTTGGACTGCATTAGCTCAAAAAAATATCGGTGCTAACTTACAACATTACAACCCAGTAATCGATGAAGCAGTAGCAAAAGAATGGTCTATTCCAAGTAGCTGGAAATTAAGAGCACAACTTGTTTTTGGTTCGATCGAAGCTGAAGCTGGCGAAAAAGAATACATGGAAGATAGCGCACGTTTCTTAGAATTTAACTAA
- a CDS encoding VOC family protein, whose translation MVFTLPKTTIVKQVKLKVRNLEAMIEFYTHMIGLVLLKKEGKIAFLGTQDASEAIVVLEELVDPVVSNKTTGLYHTAFLLPTRKDLGNTLLWLLQNKIEVGAADHGYSEAIYLTDPEDNGIEIYRDKPMTDWDIRADGEIIGVTEELDGDGVVAEADGKWLGMAPGSRIGHVHLQVADLEETEKFYEKLGFSLKSNFGNRAKFFAAGEYHHHIGTNTWNGEHVALIGENQLGLAWYTFQLLSRDAFELLNKQLDEASVEYVKEQEQIMIKDPNGMQIKFGY comes from the coding sequence ATGGTGTTTACATTACCGAAAACAACGATCGTAAAACAAGTGAAATTAAAAGTTAGAAATCTAGAAGCAATGATAGAATTTTATACGCATATGATTGGACTTGTTTTACTGAAAAAAGAAGGAAAGATAGCCTTCTTAGGTACACAAGATGCTTCTGAAGCCATTGTGGTTTTAGAAGAACTTGTTGATCCTGTGGTAAGTAACAAAACGACAGGATTGTATCATACGGCTTTTCTCTTACCTACTCGTAAAGATTTAGGCAATACGTTATTGTGGCTATTGCAAAACAAGATTGAAGTTGGTGCCGCTGATCATGGCTACAGCGAAGCTATCTATCTAACGGATCCAGAAGACAATGGGATCGAAATCTATCGGGATAAACCGATGACGGATTGGGATATTCGAGCAGATGGAGAAATCATTGGTGTGACGGAAGAGTTGGATGGAGATGGGGTTGTCGCAGAAGCGGATGGCAAGTGGTTAGGTATGGCGCCAGGCTCAAGAATCGGACATGTTCATCTACAGGTTGCAGATTTAGAGGAAACTGAGAAGTTTTATGAAAAACTTGGTTTTTCTTTGAAATCGAATTTCGGCAACCGTGCGAAATTCTTCGCAGCAGGCGAGTATCATCATCATATAGGGACGAACACTTGGAATGGCGAACATGTGGCTTTAATTGGTGAGAATCAGTTAGGCTTGGCGTGGTATACATTCCAGTTACTATCCAGAGATGCATTTGAGCTTTTGAACAAGCAGCTTGATGAAGCTTCTGTTGAATACGTGAAAGAACAAGAGCAAATCATGATAAAAGATCCAAACGGAATGCAGATTAAATTTGGGTATTAA
- a CDS encoding DUF916 and DUF3324 domain-containing protein, producing the protein MKKRILTWLAIILYIGMNSTFLFTTGLAAEDDGSGFTYKVIQPENQHNKEVGYYDLKMTPGQEQTVTIKMNNSSSEEITVEVALNSAKTNTNGVIEYGPSKLEKDKSLKYDFADLVKGEKTVKIPANQSIDYKLNIKMPDSQYDGVISGGIYMIQKGQTESQEAMIKNEYGYLVGMILTETDAVITPELKLNTVFAEQQNYRNAVFINYSNVTPVYLDDMTVDVQVMKKESDEVLYDTKQNKMRMAPNSQINFPVLMNGEKMQAGDYRAHILVTAENNGKWEWEQEFKITDEEADKFNQEDVSLLQESRVNWMTIILIVLGVLGIVVILFFVVRFFRKKNKKKARKKKKSGKKR; encoded by the coding sequence ATGAAAAAAAGAATCTTAACGTGGTTGGCAATTATTCTATACATAGGGATGAACAGTACTTTTTTATTCACAACGGGATTAGCAGCAGAAGATGACGGTAGTGGTTTCACATATAAAGTAATTCAGCCAGAAAATCAACATAATAAGGAAGTTGGTTATTACGACCTAAAAATGACACCAGGTCAAGAGCAAACAGTCACAATCAAAATGAATAATAGTTCCTCAGAAGAAATCACCGTAGAAGTCGCATTGAATAGTGCTAAAACCAATACAAACGGTGTCATCGAATATGGCCCTTCAAAACTAGAGAAAGATAAGTCGCTAAAATATGATTTTGCAGATCTCGTAAAAGGCGAAAAAACGGTTAAAATTCCAGCTAACCAAAGTATCGATTATAAATTAAATATAAAAATGCCGGATTCCCAATACGACGGAGTGATTTCTGGTGGTATCTACATGATCCAAAAAGGCCAAACAGAAAGCCAAGAAGCGATGATCAAAAATGAATACGGCTATTTAGTTGGGATGATTTTAACGGAAACAGACGCAGTGATAACGCCAGAGTTAAAACTTAATACAGTATTCGCAGAGCAGCAGAATTACCGCAACGCAGTATTTATCAATTATTCAAATGTAACACCTGTCTACCTTGATGATATGACTGTAGATGTTCAAGTCATGAAAAAAGAGTCGGATGAAGTATTATATGATACCAAGCAAAATAAAATGAGAATGGCACCAAACTCGCAAATTAATTTTCCTGTGTTGATGAATGGCGAGAAAATGCAAGCTGGGGACTATCGCGCTCATATTTTAGTTACAGCGGAAAATAATGGTAAGTGGGAATGGGAGCAAGAATTTAAAATCACGGATGAAGAAGCTGATAAATTTAACCAAGAAGATGTCAGTTTACTGCAAGAAAGTCGAGTGAATTGGATGACGATCATTTTGATCGTGTTGGGTGTTTTAGGTATCGTTGTGATCTTATTTTTTGTAGTTCGCTTCTTTAGAAAAAAGAACAAGAAGAAAGCTAGGAAGAAAAAGAAATCAGGTAAAAAAAGATAG